In Brachypodium distachyon strain Bd21 chromosome 2, Brachypodium_distachyon_v3.0, whole genome shotgun sequence, one genomic interval encodes:
- the LOC100827270 gene encoding CRS2-associated factor 1, chloroplastic: MAANTLASLSLLPPAQHPYARPRTSLRISLCHRNERAAVPERRRAPVPSHPAFSQRRRAKTIPILDTGDPAAGVRVTDRGLAYHLEGAPFEFQYSYTEAPRARPVALREAPFLPFGPEATPRPWTGRKPLPKSRKELPEFDSFVLPPHGKKGVKPVQSPGPFLAGMEPRYQAQSREEVLGEPLSKEEVAELVKGNLKAKRQLNIGRDGLTHNMLENIHAHWKRKRVCKIKCKGVCTVDMDNVCQQLEERVGGKVIHRQGGVVFLFRGRNYNYRTRPVFPLMLWKPAAPVYPRLVKTVPDGLTSDEATEMRKKGRQLTPVCKLGKNGVYANLVNEVREAFEACDLVRVDCSGLNKSDCRKIGAKLKDLVPCILLSFEFEHILMWRGNDWRSSLPPSEEDNFEAGSEQPLFTGKEILNKKVTDSGVAALTSIDVVKNATYVKNTSLGEGDLYMEDPLEPNLANDAMLSSPSTVSGLCDSKAVAGTEPSVTDPLKNSTSDEASRSLKSALYRQSILSDDSKNGELVQKSPDKCGKSKEYSELKASLGPLNTVDENDKLETTRRNNEDINGLDGVKSDSKLSYMEGVLLLLKQATDSGRAHILDENEFVDADVIYQKSFAFAKAAPRGPIFQNSQRKLVGVRKNEPDKHVRIKKHAAENEVPCNVVKKDDVNKGLGKQSSYHAKEFLSDVVPQGTLRVDELAKLLS, encoded by the exons ATGGCAGCCAACACCCtcgcctctctctccctccttcccCCAGCCCAGCACCCATACGCACGGCCCCGGACCTCACTCCGCATCTCCCTGTGCCACCGCAACGAACGAGCCGCCGTCCCCGAACGCCGCCGGGCCCCCGTCCCTTCTCACCCGGCATTCTCGCAACGCCGCCGTGCCAAGACGATCCCCATCCTGGACACCggcgaccccgccgccggcgtccgcgtCACCGACAGGGGCCTCGCGTACCACCTCGAGGGCGCGCCTTTCGAGTTCCAGTACAGCTACACGGAGGCCCCACGAGCCCGCCCCGTGGCGCTCCGCGAGGCCCCGTTCCTGCCCTTCGGCCCCGAGGCCACTCCGCGCCCGTGGACCGGGCGGAAGCCTCTCCCCAAGAGCCGCAAGGAGCTGCCTGAGTTCGACTCTTTCGTGCTGCCGCCGCATGGCAAGAAAGGGGTTAAGCCCGTGCAGTCGCCGGGGCCATTCCTCGCAGGGATGGAGCCAAGGTACCAAGCGCAatcccgggaggaggtgctCGGGGAGCCGCTCAGCAAAGAGGAGGTCGCCGAGCTCGTCAAGGGGAACCTCAAGGCCAAGCGGCAGCTGAATATCG GCAGGGACGGTTTAACACACAATATGTTGGAGAACATTCATGCACactggaagaggaagagagttTGCAAGATAAAATGCAAAGGTGTATGCACAGTTGACATGGATAATGTTTGCCAACAGCTAGAG GAAAGAGTTGGAGGAAAAGTAATTCACCGTCAAGGCGGTGTTGTATTTCTTTTTCGTGGTAGAAACTACAATTACAGAACTCGCCCAGTTTTTCCACTTATGCTCTGGAAACCTGCTGCACCAGTGTACCCTCGTCTGGTGAAAACGGTGCCAGATGGATTAACTTCAGATGAGGCAACAGAGATGCGCAAGAAAGGACGGCAACTAACACCAGTTTGCAAACTTG GAAAAAATGGTGTTTATGCTAACCTTGTGAATGAAGTTAGAGAAGCATTTGAAGCATGTGATCTTGTCCGGGTTGATTGCTCGGGTCTCAACAAAAGTGATTGCAGAAAAATTGGAGCTAAACTAAAG GACCTAGTTCCCTGTATCTTgttatcttttgagtttgaacatATACTGATGTGGCGAGGAAATGATTGGAGATCATCTCTTCCTCCATCTGAAGAAGATAATTTTGAAGCAGGAAGTGAGCAACCACTGTTCACTGGCAAAGAAATTTTGAATAAAAAAGTAACAGATTCAGGAGTTGCTGCTCTAACCTCGATTGACGTGGTAAAAAATGCAACATATGTGAAGAACACTAGCTTGGGTGAAGGTGACCTTTATATGGAAGATCCATTGGAACCTAATCTTGCCAATGATGCTATGCTGAGTTCTCCATCTACAGTCTCTGGATTGTGTGATTCTAAAGCTGTAGCTGGAACTGAACCCTCAGTTACTGATCCATTAAAAAATTCTACTTCAGATGAAGCGAGTCGATCTCTTAAGTCAGCATTATATCGCCAAAGCATCCTGTCAGACGACAGTAAAAATGGAGAGCTAGTTCAGAAGTCTCCTGATAAGTGTGGAAAATCTAAAGAATATTCAGAACTGAAAGCTTCCCTTGGTCCATTGAACACTGTTGATGAGAATGACAAATTGGAGACTACTAGGAGAAACAATGAAGATATTAATGGCCTGGATGGTGTAAAAAGTGATTCGAAGTTGTCCTATATGGAGGGAGTGTTACTTCTCTTAAAACAGGCCACTGACAGTGGCAGGGCACATATTCTGGATGAAAATGAGTTTGTTGATGCGGATGTGATTTATCAAAAGTCCTTTGCCTTTGCAAAGGCAGCTCCACGAGGACCGATTTTCCAGAATTCACAAAGGAAGTTGGTGGGTGTCCGAAAAAACGAACCAGACAAGCATGTAAGAATAAAGAAGCATGCTGCAGAAAATGAAGTACCGTGTAATGTTGTAAAGAAAGATGATGTCAACAAAGGGTTGGGAAAGCAGAGTAGTTATCATGCTAAAGAGTTCCTATCGGATGTGGTTCCACAAGGTACCTTGAGAGTGGATGAACTTGCAAAGTTACTTTCTTAG